A single Arcanobacterium canis DNA region contains:
- a CDS encoding transporter substrate-binding domain-containing protein, with the protein MRIHKILGTVALALTMAACSTGTTQLPTDAGAPPSRTAGTGSGIDDGVFTVAMEAAYAPYNWAQPTDANGAVPIKGSNLFANGYDVMTAKHIAQANGWKLEIVQLDWDSLIPAVQSGTVDAVIAGQSMTAEREREVDFAGPYQVANMVVLTKKNSPFATAQGISDLAGAKATSQSGTVWYDSLIPQIANVQRLPAAESAPAMLVALETGQIDIVPCDKPTAQGALRAYPDLKILDFTGTKDNFTVSDEDVNIGISVRKGNTVLKDAINGALKGQTQQDFDTRMNQATQIAPLENHG; encoded by the coding sequence ATGCGGATTCACAAGATTCTTGGCACGGTAGCACTTGCGCTGACAATGGCTGCGTGCTCAACAGGAACCACTCAATTACCTACCGACGCTGGAGCACCCCCGTCAAGAACCGCTGGCACAGGAAGCGGAATAGACGACGGCGTTTTCACAGTTGCCATGGAGGCAGCATATGCCCCCTACAACTGGGCACAGCCTACGGATGCAAACGGCGCGGTTCCAATCAAGGGGTCGAATCTTTTTGCAAACGGTTATGACGTGATGACTGCCAAGCACATTGCGCAGGCCAATGGCTGGAAACTCGAAATTGTGCAATTGGATTGGGACTCGTTGATTCCAGCTGTTCAATCAGGCACAGTTGACGCAGTGATTGCTGGTCAGTCAATGACCGCTGAGCGTGAACGAGAAGTCGATTTTGCTGGCCCATATCAAGTCGCCAATATGGTGGTGTTAACCAAGAAGAATTCACCATTCGCCACAGCTCAGGGAATTTCTGATCTCGCTGGCGCCAAAGCGACATCGCAGTCGGGAACCGTCTGGTATGACTCACTCATTCCGCAAATCGCGAATGTCCAACGTCTTCCTGCTGCGGAATCGGCACCCGCAATGCTCGTTGCGCTCGAAACTGGGCAAATCGATATCGTGCCGTGCGACAAGCCCACAGCCCAGGGCGCGCTGCGTGCGTACCCGGACCTGAAAATTTTGGATTTCACGGGAACCAAGGACAACTTCACCGTGTCAGACGAGGACGTCAACATCGGTATTTCAGTGCGCAAGGGCAATACCGTGCTCAAGGATGCAATCAATGGCGCATTGAAGGGCCAAACCCAACAAGACTTCGATACGCGGATGAACCAGGCCACGCAAATCGCTCCGCTTGAAAACCACGGGTGA
- a CDS encoding amino acid ABC transporter permease, which translates to MTLWNDILFLLDQYGWIYLAGMANTLILATVATLIGCLIGFACGILTTIPHPPSAPVTKRVVLWFARVGVRIYVEVFRGTPMILQAIFIFYGLPYFTNNALQFSNIWTVSILVVSINTGAYIAESVRGGILSVAPGQSEAARAIGMNHVQTMMYVVLPQALRNLLPQIGNNLIINIKDTSVMFIIGFSEFFSVHKMVSGAIFKYFPSATIEMIGYLTVTLAASALLRWFERRLDGDDSYDLVSADPLVMAAGTYTYRNSSTPSAQHRYREERP; encoded by the coding sequence ATGACACTGTGGAACGACATCCTTTTTCTTCTTGACCAATATGGATGGATTTACCTGGCAGGCATGGCCAATACGTTGATCCTCGCCACGGTGGCTACTCTTATTGGATGCCTGATCGGCTTCGCCTGCGGCATCCTGACCACCATTCCGCATCCGCCGTCGGCGCCAGTAACGAAGCGAGTTGTTCTCTGGTTCGCACGCGTTGGCGTGCGCATCTACGTGGAAGTTTTTCGTGGCACACCGATGATTCTCCAGGCTATCTTTATCTTTTACGGGTTGCCATACTTCACAAATAACGCCCTGCAGTTTTCAAATATTTGGACAGTGTCGATTCTCGTCGTCTCAATCAATACGGGGGCGTATATCGCTGAGTCAGTTCGTGGGGGCATCCTTTCCGTTGCCCCTGGACAAAGTGAAGCCGCACGTGCAATTGGAATGAACCATGTCCAGACGATGATGTACGTGGTGCTACCGCAAGCCCTGAGAAATCTTCTTCCGCAAATCGGCAATAACTTGATTATCAACATCAAGGACACATCGGTGATGTTCATCATCGGATTCTCTGAGTTTTTCTCCGTCCACAAGATGGTATCGGGCGCGATTTTCAAGTATTTCCCGTCCGCGACAATCGAAATGATCGGATACCTGACCGTCACATTGGCAGCCTCGGCCCTGTTGCGCTGGTTCGAGCGCCGACTCGACGGTGACGACTCCTATGACTTGGTGAGCGCTGACCCGTTGGTGATGGCAGCGGGCACCTACACCTATCGAAACAGCTCCACCCCAAGCGCACAACACCGCTATCGAGAGGAACGACCATGA
- a CDS encoding amino acid ABC transporter ATP-binding protein: protein MNEPILEISDLSKSFGRHQVLRSVNLDIHPSDVTTIIGASGSGKSTLLRCINLLEEPSGGQIRFHGTDVTSLQAHLYRTKVGMVFQSFNLFDNLTLIDNCIIGQVKVLGRSKEEARERALHYLDRVGMSPYINAKPRQISGGQKQRVAISRALAMDPEVLLFDEPTSALDPEMVGEVIDVMRSLAQDGMTMVVVTHEMAFARDVSTKVVFMADGAVVETGTPSEIFDLPCEEKTRQFVRRLR, encoded by the coding sequence ATGAATGAGCCGATTCTTGAAATCTCTGACCTGTCGAAAAGCTTCGGGCGGCACCAGGTTCTTCGCTCAGTCAACCTGGACATTCACCCCAGTGATGTCACCACTATTATCGGTGCCTCTGGAAGCGGCAAATCAACGTTACTTCGATGCATCAATTTGCTCGAAGAACCCAGTGGAGGTCAGATTCGCTTTCACGGGACAGACGTTACCTCCCTGCAGGCACACCTCTACCGTACAAAAGTCGGTATGGTCTTCCAGTCCTTCAATCTCTTTGACAACCTGACGTTGATCGACAACTGCATCATCGGCCAGGTTAAAGTTCTCGGCAGGAGTAAAGAGGAAGCCCGCGAACGTGCGCTCCACTACCTCGATCGCGTCGGAATGTCTCCCTATATCAACGCCAAGCCACGGCAGATCTCCGGCGGACAAAAACAACGCGTTGCAATCTCACGAGCGCTCGCGATGGATCCCGAGGTTTTACTCTTTGACGAACCAACGTCGGCGCTGGATCCTGAAATGGTGGGTGAGGTGATCGACGTGATGCGGTCACTTGCGCAGGACGGAATGACCATGGTGGTGGTCACGCACGAAATGGCGTTTGCTCGTGACGTCTCAACCAAGGTTGTGTTTATGGCCGACGGCGCTGTGGTGGAAACCGGAACTCCGTCAGAGATTTTTGATTTGCCCTGCGAGGAGAAAACTCGACAATTCGTTCGCCGTCTGCGTTAA
- a CDS encoding aldose epimerase family protein, with protein sequence MTNAIDNDFVWIQSGPYRAAIDPYGAGLAAAQYDGIDFVNTYVSSRPHCSGMLLAPWPNRVGDARYYHDGEIFELAISEPERGNANHGFVGFEHWEVNRPKEDECTLRLSMPAQKGYPWPFEYAITWSVSASGGVSANFSATNLSDATAPFGFGFHPYLLAPGSVADQSILQLPVRQMLPAGSGA encoded by the coding sequence ATGACGAACGCAATTGACAATGATTTTGTCTGGATCCAGTCCGGCCCCTACCGAGCAGCAATCGACCCATATGGCGCTGGGCTTGCTGCGGCGCAATATGATGGAATCGATTTTGTGAACACGTATGTATCGTCCCGGCCACACTGTTCGGGGATGCTCTTGGCCCCGTGGCCTAACCGCGTCGGCGACGCGCGCTACTACCACGATGGCGAAATTTTTGAGCTCGCGATCAGTGAGCCCGAACGCGGCAATGCGAATCACGGCTTTGTGGGGTTTGAACATTGGGAGGTGAATCGCCCCAAGGAGGATGAGTGTACGTTACGTTTATCGATGCCTGCCCAGAAAGGTTACCCCTGGCCTTTCGAATATGCGATCACCTGGTCTGTTTCGGCAAGCGGGGGTGTGAGCGCGAATTTCTCTGCAACGAATCTTTCCGACGCGACCGCTCCGTTTGGTTTCGGCTTCCACCCGTATCTCCTTGCCCCAGGATCAGTCGCGGACCAATCGATTCTTCAGCTTCCGGTGCGTCAGATGCTCCCGGCTGGATCCGGTGCGTAA
- a CDS encoding aldose epimerase family protein has translation MRNLPAGPLVAVEDVRTDVGTLADIADGVGLNGLWLDNCFTDVVSDNGKVSAHVVGLDGRRTQVWAGEWCRWLQVFTAGAGRAEPYPGYGRAVAIEPMSCPPNAFRTGIDCEYLGGGETREYQFGCKILAN, from the coding sequence GTGCGTAACTTGCCTGCGGGGCCGCTTGTCGCTGTCGAGGACGTGCGCACCGACGTCGGCACGCTCGCCGACATTGCCGACGGAGTGGGTTTGAACGGTCTGTGGTTGGACAACTGCTTCACCGATGTCGTCAGTGACAACGGGAAGGTGAGTGCTCACGTCGTCGGTCTCGATGGGCGGCGTACGCAAGTGTGGGCAGGCGAGTGGTGCCGGTGGCTGCAAGTCTTTACCGCTGGTGCTGGACGAGCGGAGCCGTACCCAGGATATGGCCGGGCGGTGGCGATTGAACCAATGAGTTGCCCGCCAAACGCGTTCCGCACGGGGATTGACTGTGAATATCTTGGTGGGGGAGAGACACGCGAGTACCAATTTGGTTGCAAGATTCTTGCAAACTAA
- a CDS encoding substrate-binding domain-containing protein, with product MKNFSKILTVSAAALLALSACGTSTSGSSPAGPNNQKPLVWFNRQPSNSSTGELDKDALNFNDKTYYVGFDANNGAELQGQMVADFIKAHKDIVDRNGDGTIGYVLAVGDVGHNDSIARTRGVRKALGTGVEKDGAILSDPTETNAGAVKVGSLDNFKVEELASKEMKTGAGATWDAGTAGDTITAWSGKFGDKIDLVISNNDGMGMAMFNKWSKAHKVPTFGYDANSDAVAAIKDGYAGTISQHADVQAYLTLRVLRNSLDGKDVMEGISKKDEAGNVLSEQDYKYVEAERSFYALNIAVTEKNYKDFLDPTVIYKPVSNQVKAEKKKVWLNIYNSADNFLGSTYQPLLQKYDKLLNLDVEYIGGDGQTESNVTNRLGNPSAYDAFAINMVKTDNASSYTALLNQ from the coding sequence ATGAAAAACTTCAGCAAGATCCTGACCGTCTCGGCGGCAGCTTTGCTCGCTTTGTCCGCATGTGGGACGAGCACATCGGGTTCGAGCCCGGCCGGTCCGAATAACCAAAAGCCACTCGTATGGTTCAACCGCCAGCCATCGAATTCGTCCACGGGCGAGCTTGATAAGGACGCCTTGAACTTCAACGACAAGACCTACTACGTGGGCTTCGATGCCAACAACGGTGCTGAGCTCCAGGGCCAGATGGTTGCTGACTTCATCAAGGCACACAAGGATATTGTTGATCGCAACGGCGATGGCACGATTGGATACGTTCTCGCAGTCGGCGATGTCGGCCATAACGACTCGATTGCCCGTACGCGCGGTGTGCGTAAGGCGCTCGGAACCGGCGTCGAGAAAGACGGCGCAATTCTCTCCGACCCGACCGAAACTAACGCTGGTGCAGTCAAGGTAGGCTCGCTTGATAACTTCAAAGTTGAAGAACTCGCTTCGAAGGAAATGAAAACTGGTGCAGGTGCAACCTGGGACGCTGGAACTGCAGGTGATACGATCACCGCGTGGAGCGGAAAGTTCGGTGACAAGATCGATCTCGTCATTTCGAACAACGATGGCATGGGCATGGCCATGTTCAACAAGTGGAGCAAGGCTCATAAGGTTCCGACGTTTGGCTACGACGCCAACTCCGATGCAGTGGCAGCCATCAAGGACGGCTACGCTGGCACGATTTCCCAGCACGCGGACGTCCAGGCTTACCTCACTCTGCGAGTGCTTCGTAACTCCCTCGATGGCAAGGACGTCATGGAAGGCATTTCGAAGAAGGACGAGGCGGGGAATGTCTTGTCTGAGCAAGACTACAAGTATGTCGAAGCAGAGCGTTCTTTCTATGCGTTGAATATTGCTGTTACGGAAAAGAACTACAAGGATTTCCTCGATCCAACGGTGATATACAAGCCAGTGAGCAACCAGGTCAAGGCTGAGAAGAAGAAGGTATGGCTCAATATCTACAACTCTGCCGACAACTTCCTCGGTTCGACCTATCAGCCGCTCCTCCAGAAGTACGACAAACTGCTCAACCTCGATGTTGAATACATTGGCGGCGACGGTCAGACTGAATCGAACGTCACCAACCGTCTGGGCAACCCGAGCGCCTACGATGCATTCGCCATCAACATGGTCAAGACGGACAACGCATCGTCCTACACCGCGCTGCTGAACCAGTAA
- a CDS encoding sugar ABC transporter ATP-binding protein, whose translation MTDINDDYVLSIRGMSKSFGRNKVLDHIDFNVKRGSIIGLMGENGAGKSTMMKCLFGTYQKDEGDITLDGHPVAFTGPKEALENGIAMVHQELNQALERSVVDNLFLGRYPTTALGTIDETRMRKEAADLFRQLGMTVDLTQPMRKMSVSQRQMCEIAKAISYRSQVIVLDEPTSSLTEPEVRKLFSMMRKLRDDGISLVYISHKMDEIFEICDQVSVLRDGKLVMTKDTTETNMSELITAMVGRSLDNRYPEVDNTPGDPILSIKHLSTKFAPLIKDITFDVRQGEIFGLYGLVGAGRTELLETIFGVRTRATGRVYYRDKLMNFDKPRDAIDSGFALITEERKADGLFLKGDLTFNTTIANLPAYKRAAMLSDRKMQAATVAEIRTMHTKTTGPEELISALSGGNQQKVIFGRWLEREPNVFMMDEPTRGIDVGAKYEIYELIIKMAKQGRTVILVSSEMPEILGITNRIAVMSGGRLAGIVNTKETNQEELLKLSAKYL comes from the coding sequence ATGACAGACATCAATGACGATTACGTCTTGTCGATCCGAGGAATGTCAAAGTCATTCGGGCGCAATAAGGTGCTCGATCACATTGACTTCAATGTCAAACGTGGCTCCATCATTGGACTCATGGGCGAGAATGGCGCTGGAAAATCCACGATGATGAAGTGCCTTTTCGGTACCTACCAAAAGGACGAAGGCGACATCACCCTCGATGGACACCCCGTAGCATTCACCGGTCCCAAGGAAGCGCTAGAAAATGGAATTGCGATGGTTCACCAGGAGCTTAACCAGGCTCTTGAACGCTCCGTCGTTGACAACCTCTTTCTCGGACGCTACCCAACCACAGCCCTGGGAACCATCGATGAAACTCGTATGCGCAAGGAAGCAGCAGACTTGTTCCGCCAGCTTGGCATGACAGTCGATCTGACTCAACCCATGCGCAAGATGTCGGTCTCTCAGCGGCAAATGTGCGAGATCGCTAAAGCGATTTCCTATCGCTCGCAGGTGATCGTGCTCGACGAGCCGACGTCGTCACTCACCGAACCTGAAGTACGCAAGTTGTTTTCCATGATGCGCAAGCTGCGTGACGACGGAATTTCCCTGGTTTACATCTCGCATAAGATGGACGAGATCTTTGAAATTTGTGACCAGGTATCTGTTCTTCGCGATGGAAAACTCGTGATGACCAAAGATACGACTGAGACGAATATGAGTGAACTGATCACTGCAATGGTGGGCCGTTCCCTCGATAATCGCTACCCCGAAGTCGATAACACCCCAGGTGATCCAATTCTCTCGATCAAGCATCTGTCAACGAAGTTTGCGCCGTTGATTAAGGACATCACTTTCGACGTTCGCCAAGGAGAAATTTTTGGCCTCTATGGACTTGTCGGAGCTGGACGAACCGAGCTTTTGGAGACAATCTTTGGTGTGCGTACCCGCGCGACTGGCCGGGTGTACTACCGCGACAAATTGATGAATTTCGATAAGCCGCGTGACGCAATCGATTCTGGATTTGCCTTGATCACAGAAGAACGTAAGGCTGACGGTCTGTTCCTCAAAGGTGACCTCACATTTAATACGACGATTGCGAATCTTCCTGCCTACAAACGCGCTGCCATGTTGTCGGATCGCAAGATGCAAGCGGCAACGGTTGCAGAAATCCGTACGATGCATACCAAGACAACCGGACCTGAAGAGTTGATCTCGGCATTGTCGGGTGGCAACCAGCAGAAAGTCATTTTCGGGCGATGGCTTGAACGCGAGCCCAACGTTTTCATGATGGATGAGCCGACGCGAGGCATCGACGTCGGCGCGAAGTACGAAATCTACGAGCTGATCATCAAGATGGCCAAGCAAGGACGCACAGTGATCTTGGTCAGCTCCGAGATGCCGGAGATCCTCGGCATTACCAACAGGATCGCGGTGATGTCTGGCGGCCGACTCGCTGGCATTGTCAACACCAAAGAGACGAACCAAGAAGAGCTGCTAAAGCTCAGTGCAAAGTATCTGTGA
- a CDS encoding galactose/methyl galactoside ABC transporter permease MglC — protein sequence MSILSYEKEEQLLEPVKEHVGKIQAQIDALRADGTTKVTRLQHQLRTLKADRTLSKEEKAEIRKQDEAELAAARKVQAQNKAKIAKLVSEAEAYLDKNYDKQYFTHVEESVVNEKKAAKAQYEAALLELKAEHEHNVKKLNAAGGSELKQELKDENFVYKNRQYDAKTQMKNQIQAAKDRRHAAVSEKFHMIDMLRNSNFTLTQSMAQKWENYRYSFNRRQFLLKNGLYIVIVLIFIALAIIAPIVKNVDLFTTQNVLNILQQASPRMFLALGVAGLILLTGTDLSIGRMVGMGMVIATVVMHKGPNTGSVFGIVFDFSSVPLGIRIVGALIACVIATTAFTMIAGFFTARFKMHPFVSTMANMLIIFGLVTYATKGVSFGAIEADIPKMIVPNVSGFPTIILWAVAATVVVWVIWNKTTFGKNLYAVGGNPEAAAVSGISVFKVTMGAFILAGILYGFGSWLEAARMYGSGSAAYGQGWDMDAIAACVVGGVSFTGGIGKISGVVVGVLIFTGLTYSLTILGIDTNLQFVFEGIIILAAVTLDSLKYVQKK from the coding sequence ATGAGCATCCTGTCTTATGAGAAGGAAGAGCAGCTCCTCGAACCAGTCAAGGAGCATGTCGGAAAGATCCAAGCGCAGATTGATGCGTTGCGTGCTGACGGGACAACGAAAGTGACGCGTTTGCAGCACCAACTGCGAACGTTGAAAGCTGATCGGACACTGTCGAAAGAAGAAAAAGCTGAGATTCGCAAACAAGACGAAGCCGAGCTCGCTGCTGCGCGTAAAGTCCAAGCCCAGAACAAGGCAAAAATTGCGAAGTTAGTGAGCGAAGCCGAAGCGTACCTTGACAAGAATTACGACAAGCAATATTTCACCCATGTTGAAGAGTCAGTCGTCAATGAGAAGAAAGCAGCCAAGGCACAGTACGAAGCTGCGCTTCTTGAACTAAAAGCTGAGCATGAGCACAACGTCAAGAAGCTCAATGCCGCTGGCGGTTCTGAGCTTAAGCAAGAGCTCAAGGACGAGAATTTCGTTTACAAGAATCGCCAATACGATGCCAAGACTCAGATGAAGAATCAGATTCAAGCCGCCAAGGATCGTCGTCATGCGGCTGTGTCGGAGAAGTTCCACATGATCGACATGCTGCGAAACTCCAACTTCACGTTGACGCAGTCGATGGCGCAGAAGTGGGAAAACTACCGCTATTCTTTCAACCGTCGCCAGTTCTTGCTTAAGAACGGCTTGTACATCGTCATCGTCCTGATCTTCATCGCACTGGCGATCATCGCCCCGATTGTGAAGAACGTTGACCTTTTCACCACGCAAAATGTGCTCAATATTTTGCAGCAGGCCTCCCCGCGTATGTTCCTCGCCTTGGGCGTCGCCGGCCTGATCTTGCTCACCGGCACAGACCTGTCTATTGGACGAATGGTGGGCATGGGCATGGTTATTGCTACTGTTGTGATGCATAAGGGGCCGAATACGGGAAGTGTCTTCGGTATCGTCTTCGATTTTTCATCGGTTCCTCTCGGGATCCGAATTGTTGGCGCATTGATTGCATGTGTCATCGCAACCACTGCGTTTACGATGATCGCCGGATTCTTCACCGCACGATTCAAGATGCACCCGTTCGTGTCAACGATGGCGAACATGCTCATTATTTTTGGTCTTGTCACTTACGCGACGAAGGGCGTGTCCTTCGGTGCAATTGAAGCTGATATCCCGAAGATGATTGTTCCGAATGTTTCGGGATTCCCCACCATTATTCTCTGGGCAGTTGCGGCCACAGTTGTTGTGTGGGTCATTTGGAACAAGACGACGTTCGGTAAGAACCTGTACGCAGTTGGTGGTAACCCTGAAGCCGCTGCAGTTTCAGGCATTTCAGTGTTCAAGGTGACGATGGGTGCCTTCATTCTGGCTGGTATCCTCTACGGTTTCGGATCCTGGCTTGAGGCCGCACGCATGTACGGATCTGGTTCGGCTGCTTACGGCCAAGGCTGGGACATGGACGCAATTGCCGCGTGTGTGGTTGGTGGCGTATCTTTCACCGGTGGCATCGGCAAGATCTCCGGCGTCGTCGTCGGTGTGCTGATCTTTACCGGTTTGACGTACTCGCTGACGATCCTCGGAATCGATACGAACCTTCAGTTTGTCTTCGAAGGAATCATCATCCTCGCTGCTGTCACGCTTGATTCGCTCAAGTATGTTCAGAAGAAGTGA
- a CDS encoding rhodanese-like domain-containing protein → MGFFDFIFPGGKNPQLTVAQAAAAHSAGAPVVDIREIIEWNKGHVPSSIHLPKARLFRPTTQLPDGSPLIVMCQDGRTSLDVARKLNKLGVEATSVYGGFVAWKSAGYKVE, encoded by the coding sequence ATGGGGTTCTTTGATTTTATTTTTCCGGGTGGGAAAAACCCACAGCTCACCGTCGCACAGGCAGCCGCCGCACACTCAGCTGGCGCGCCCGTCGTCGATATCCGCGAAATCATTGAGTGGAACAAAGGCCATGTCCCGAGCTCGATCCATCTGCCCAAGGCGCGCCTTTTTCGGCCAACCACGCAACTTCCTGATGGTTCTCCCCTCATCGTGATGTGCCAGGACGGACGCACTTCTTTAGATGTTGCACGTAAGCTCAATAAACTCGGCGTGGAGGCAACATCGGTATACGGCGGTTTTGTGGCGTGGAAAAGCGCAGGCTACAAGGTCGAATAA